The proteins below come from a single Halobacillus salinarum genomic window:
- a CDS encoding class I SAM-dependent methyltransferase, whose protein sequence is MKQEHVETLYKWIDECSMKISEGMNLTYLEALTETLEVLFNTKPFSDMGSELKTYLTNQLTKVNTNSYDKEEIRKAIQLAILKGMKDATQQQHLVTPDSVAMFMGYITSKLFENQDELRVFDPACGTGNLLTSVLNQLDKNVFAYGSEVDRTLLQLAAANANLQQNQVEFFHQDSLRPFLLEPVDFVLADLPVGYYPDDVQAADYQLKAEEGHSYSHHLFIEQGLNYAKQGGFLMFMVPNFLFDSEQSEQLKTYLRETAHIVGMLQLPETLFKNERHGKSILILQKKGNHTKAPKQALLVKLPSFKDPDSMANIIAQMNNWFDTYKPT, encoded by the coding sequence TTGAAGCAGGAACATGTGGAAACCTTATATAAGTGGATTGATGAATGTTCGATGAAAATTTCTGAAGGTATGAACCTTACTTATCTGGAGGCTCTTACTGAGACACTGGAAGTATTATTCAACACCAAACCTTTTTCTGACATGGGGAGCGAATTAAAGACTTATCTTACCAACCAATTAACTAAAGTAAACACAAATTCATATGACAAAGAAGAAATTCGAAAGGCCATCCAGCTGGCAATTTTAAAGGGAATGAAGGATGCGACGCAGCAGCAGCACCTGGTTACACCGGACTCTGTAGCTATGTTTATGGGTTACATCACTTCAAAACTATTTGAAAACCAAGATGAATTGAGAGTATTTGACCCTGCATGTGGAACGGGGAATCTATTAACATCCGTGCTTAATCAGCTGGACAAGAATGTGTTTGCTTATGGGAGTGAAGTAGATCGTACCCTTCTTCAATTGGCTGCTGCTAATGCGAATTTACAGCAAAATCAAGTGGAGTTCTTTCATCAAGACAGCCTGCGCCCATTCTTACTTGAGCCAGTAGATTTTGTCCTTGCCGATTTACCGGTTGGATATTATCCCGATGATGTACAAGCAGCTGATTATCAGCTGAAAGCTGAAGAAGGTCATTCCTATTCCCATCATTTATTTATTGAACAAGGGTTGAATTACGCTAAACAAGGCGGATTTTTAATGTTTATGGTTCCCAATTTTTTATTTGACAGTGAACAGTCTGAACAATTAAAAACTTATCTTCGGGAAACAGCCCATATTGTTGGCATGCTGCAGCTTCCTGAAACACTTTTTAAAAACGAAAGGCATGGAAAAAGTATTTTGATTCTTCAAAAGAAAGGAAATCACACCAAAGCGCCTAAACAGGCACTGCTTGTCAAGCTTCCTTCCTTTAAAGACCCTGATTCCATGGCGAATATTATTGCCCAGATGAACAACTGGTTTGACACTTATAAACCGACATAA
- a CDS encoding acetate kinase — protein sequence MNKILAINAGSSSLKFQLIEMPEEKVITKGLVERIGIENSVFTIEVNGEKDTQVTDIPDHAVAVNILLTKLTDNGIIQSLDEINGVGHRVVHGGEWFSDSVLITEEVIKEIGDVSELAPLHNPANLTGILAFREVLPHVPHVAVFDTAFHQSMPEQSYLYSLPYEYYEKYGIRKYGFHGTSHKYVSQRAAEMLGRPIEELRLLSCHLGNGASIAAIEGGKSIDTSMGFTPLAGVTMGTRSGNIDPALIPFIMEKTGKTANEVMNVLNKESGMLALSGFSSDLRDIEQKSNEGDKRAELALEVFAARIHKYIGSYAARMHGIDGIIFTAGVGENSTTMRERVLKGLEFMGVYWDPSLNKVRGKEAFLNYPHSPVKVMIIPTNEEVMIARDTVEKGL from the coding sequence TTGAATAAAATTCTTGCGATAAATGCAGGCAGTTCTTCTTTAAAGTTTCAGTTAATAGAAATGCCTGAAGAAAAAGTCATTACGAAAGGTCTTGTAGAAAGAATTGGTATCGAAAACTCTGTGTTTACCATAGAGGTAAATGGAGAAAAAGATACTCAGGTAACGGATATTCCAGATCATGCAGTAGCTGTCAATATATTATTAACAAAGCTTACGGACAATGGCATCATCCAATCCCTGGATGAAATTAACGGCGTCGGCCACCGTGTAGTGCATGGTGGAGAATGGTTTAGTGACTCCGTTCTCATTACTGAGGAAGTCATCAAAGAAATTGGAGATGTGTCCGAATTGGCACCTCTTCATAACCCGGCTAACTTAACCGGCATCCTTGCTTTCCGTGAAGTGCTTCCTCACGTGCCTCACGTGGCTGTGTTTGATACGGCATTCCACCAATCTATGCCTGAGCAGTCCTACTTGTACAGTCTTCCTTATGAATATTATGAGAAGTATGGAATTCGAAAATATGGGTTCCATGGCACTTCTCATAAATACGTATCACAACGTGCCGCTGAAATGCTCGGAAGACCGATTGAAGAACTTCGCCTGCTTTCCTGCCATTTAGGAAATGGGGCAAGTATTGCCGCAATCGAAGGTGGAAAATCGATCGACACATCTATGGGCTTTACTCCGCTTGCCGGTGTTACTATGGGAACACGTTCAGGAAACATAGATCCTGCCCTTATCCCTTTCATTATGGAGAAAACAGGGAAGACGGCTAATGAAGTGATGAATGTCTTGAATAAAGAAAGTGGCATGCTTGCCTTATCTGGATTCTCCAGTGATCTACGTGATATTGAGCAGAAATCTAATGAAGGAGACAAGCGGGCTGAGCTTGCCTTAGAAGTTTTTGCCGCTCGCATCCACAAATATATCGGTTCCTATGCTGCTCGCATGCATGGGATTGATGGAATTATCTTTACTGCAGGAGTAGGGGAGAACAGTACTACAATGCGTGAACGTGTCCTTAAAGGACTGGAATTTATGGGAGTGTACTGGGATCCATCCCTGAATAAGGTAAGAGGAAAAGAAGCCTTTTTAAACTACCCTCATTCCCCTGTAAAAGTGATGATCATTCCGACGAATGAAGAGGTTATGATTGCTAGGGATACAGTTGAAAAAGGTTTGTAA
- a CDS encoding EcsC family protein: MVLSRESMAEELKKWIDHIKGYQANDFEMMYDDWVNQSFYHLDEKVKYRFFSRLDTWLFHSHAFLQGTSFQNDARERILKIGRIFNNEIEEINDMKELSIDQLTYIAEQQVARGRLYSFAQGGLTGTGGWLLLGVDFPVMMILNLRAVQLIGLTFGHEMNHPYEMLLSLKVFHAATLPKRMQSYAWEDLAAEVKNQKDPYVFEANDQLTNEKWLEQPFKQTFKSLFILMFRKKLFQGIPLISVGIGAYSNFQLTKQVTEFALKFYQYRYFKMEQENGHDYT, encoded by the coding sequence ATGGTCTTGTCTCGAGAAAGCATGGCGGAAGAATTAAAAAAGTGGATTGACCATATTAAAGGGTATCAGGCGAATGATTTTGAAATGATGTACGATGACTGGGTAAACCAGAGCTTCTATCATTTAGATGAAAAAGTGAAATATAGATTTTTTTCAAGACTGGATACTTGGCTCTTTCATTCTCATGCATTTTTGCAAGGGACTTCTTTTCAAAATGATGCGAGAGAACGAATATTAAAAATTGGACGAATTTTTAATAATGAAATTGAAGAAATCAATGACATGAAGGAACTTTCGATAGATCAATTAACGTACATAGCAGAACAGCAGGTAGCCAGAGGCCGGTTATACTCGTTTGCCCAGGGAGGCTTAACGGGAACGGGGGGGTGGCTTCTATTAGGTGTGGACTTTCCTGTAATGATGATTTTAAATCTGCGGGCTGTACAATTAATCGGACTTACCTTTGGCCATGAAATGAATCACCCCTATGAAATGCTGCTTTCGTTAAAAGTATTTCACGCGGCGACCCTTCCTAAGCGAATGCAGTCGTACGCATGGGAAGATTTGGCGGCCGAAGTCAAAAATCAAAAAGATCCGTATGTTTTTGAAGCGAACGATCAGCTTACGAATGAAAAATGGCTGGAGCAGCCCTTTAAACAGACGTTCAAATCTCTGTTCATATTAATGTTCAGGAAAAAATTATTTCAAGGGATTCCGCTTATCAGCGTGGGAATAGGGGCGTATTCTAATTTTCAGCTGACAAAGCAGGTGACTGAATTTGCCTTAAAGTTTTATCAGTACCGTTATTTCAAGATGGAACAGGAGAATGGACATGACTATACATAA
- a CDS encoding MogA/MoaB family molybdenum cofactor biosynthesis protein, producing the protein MTIHNHRRQAVQSVKCKIITISDTRTKENDKSGRMMKEYLEGAVHEVLNYTIIKDEQSAIEEAVKEGINNPEIEAILTNGGTGIAPRDVTIEVVESLYDKHIPGFGELFRMLSYTEDIGSASLLSRASAGIVGKTAVFSTPGSSGAVKLAMTQLILPELGHVTAEMKKKE; encoded by the coding sequence ATGACTATACATAATCACAGGCGGCAAGCGGTGCAAAGCGTAAAGTGCAAAATCATCACCATAAGTGACACACGAACGAAAGAAAATGATAAGAGCGGAAGAATGATGAAGGAGTATCTCGAAGGTGCTGTTCATGAAGTCTTAAATTACACGATCATTAAAGATGAACAATCGGCGATTGAAGAAGCTGTTAAGGAAGGAATCAACAATCCGGAAATTGAAGCCATACTTACAAATGGCGGTACAGGTATCGCTCCAAGAGACGTTACTATCGAAGTAGTGGAGTCATTATATGATAAACACATTCCAGGATTTGGCGAACTGTTCCGTATGCTGAGTTATACAGAGGACATCGGCTCAGCTTCTCTGCTTTCAAGAGCTTCTGCCGGTATAGTGGGGAAAACGGCTGTATTCTCGACTCCTGGATCCAGTGGAGCCGTCAAACTTGCTATGACTCAATTAATTCTACCAGAACTAGGTCACGTCACTGCAGAAATGAAAAAAAAGGAATAA
- a CDS encoding universal stress protein encodes MKFEYKDIVVAVDGSETAEVAFKKAIDIAKRNDAKLILSHVVDTRAFATVEAYDRSLAIRAEKYATELLDEYQQKANDSGVTNVVVDIDYGSPKVKIAKDVAPKHQADLIICGATGLNAMERFFIGSVSEHITRYANCDVLVVRDNDEKP; translated from the coding sequence ATGAAATTCGAGTACAAAGATATTGTCGTGGCAGTTGATGGCTCTGAAACCGCAGAGGTGGCTTTTAAAAAGGCTATTGATATTGCAAAACGAAATGATGCAAAGCTCATTTTATCTCATGTCGTAGATACCCGTGCATTTGCCACGGTAGAAGCTTATGACCGCTCACTCGCCATTCGGGCTGAAAAGTATGCTACTGAGCTCTTAGATGAATATCAGCAAAAAGCGAATGATTCAGGAGTCACCAATGTAGTGGTAGACATCGACTATGGCTCTCCAAAAGTAAAAATCGCAAAAGACGTTGCCCCTAAGCATCAGGCGGACTTAATTATCTGCGGTGCTACTGGACTGAATGCCATGGAACGCTTTTTCATCGGAAGTGTTTCTGAGCACATTACGCGTTATGCTAATTGTGATGTCCTTGTAGTACGGGACAATGACGAAAAACCTTAA